In the genome of Croceimicrobium hydrocarbonivorans, one region contains:
- a CDS encoding VOC family protein, producing the protein MKMNAGIITENLPEVKSFYTEVLGFGISFENEFYLLLHSPGGQSQISFLKPNHPSQQALFQAPFQGNGVYITIEVEDVDQMYLKLKEAGVPIAIDIRDEVWGDRHFAIVDPNGIGIDIVTYTQPE; encoded by the coding sequence ATGAAAATGAACGCTGGCATTATCACCGAAAATTTACCAGAGGTAAAAAGCTTTTATACTGAGGTATTAGGCTTCGGGATCAGTTTTGAAAATGAATTCTACCTTTTGTTGCATAGTCCCGGAGGCCAATCTCAAATCAGCTTTTTAAAGCCTAATCATCCCAGTCAACAAGCCTTATTCCAAGCACCCTTTCAAGGGAATGGAGTTTATATTACGATCGAGGTGGAGGATGTTGATCAGATGTATCTGAAATTAAAAGAAGCCGGAGTACCCATTGCCATTGATATCCGCGATGAAGTTTGGGGAGATCGTCATTTTGCCATTGTAGACCCCAATGGCATTGGAATTGACATTGTGACTTATACCCAACCGGAATAG
- a CDS encoding AraC family transcriptional regulator translates to MKELQHLKNLYSPIQPAVKSTQGDLIYLEYKSSEELSDFIYCYWQLKTEKDLSEDFKYRVVSDGCIDLFFNHHKPAESFLMGFCRKYTEFSIGTSFNYIGIRFRPAMFPMLFGINAKSLSERDSELKLHLPALAQWIQSEIKADQSFQTIVDILNTKLKSELNLDSKSYDERFLKSLAIILERKGYLNTETDLDTGLSPRHLQRIFNFYIGTTAKSFSNVVRFQHILKANPSRQSLKRDKLYFDLGFYDQAHFIKSFKTFYGVTPSEAFD, encoded by the coding sequence GTGAAAGAACTACAGCACTTAAAAAACCTATACAGTCCTATTCAACCCGCTGTTAAAAGCACTCAGGGTGACTTAATCTATCTGGAATACAAGTCGAGCGAGGAACTATCTGATTTCATCTATTGCTATTGGCAGTTAAAAACTGAAAAGGATCTATCAGAGGACTTTAAATATCGAGTAGTATCCGATGGCTGTATTGACCTATTCTTTAATCACCATAAGCCAGCAGAAAGTTTCCTGATGGGCTTTTGCCGGAAGTACACCGAATTCTCCATTGGTACTTCTTTCAATTATATCGGCATCCGTTTTCGCCCGGCGATGTTCCCCATGCTTTTTGGAATTAATGCAAAAAGTCTGAGTGAGCGCGATTCGGAACTAAAACTTCATTTACCAGCATTGGCCCAATGGATTCAATCTGAAATCAAGGCAGATCAAAGTTTCCAGACCATTGTTGACATCCTCAATACTAAATTGAAGTCCGAGCTCAATCTTGACTCTAAAAGCTACGATGAACGCTTTCTAAAATCATTAGCAATAATCCTGGAAAGAAAAGGATATCTGAACACCGAGACTGACTTAGATACGGGACTAAGTCCACGCCACTTGCAGCGAATTTTCAATTTCTATATTGGCACCACGGCTAAATCATTCAGTAATGTAGTTCGCTTTCAGCATATTCTGAAGGCCAATCCCAGTCGACAAAGTCTAAAAAGAGATAAACTCTATTTTGACCTAGGCTTTTATGATCAGGCCCATTTCATTAAAAGCTTTAAAACCTTTTACGGCGTTACTCCTTCCGAAGCCTTCGATTAA
- a CDS encoding T9SS type A sorting domain-containing protein, translating to MKKTFLALFLIPAALWAQDYDYSPAINRNLEMLFDGYLIPYNKIINIDPSSSPIDTFGLIEVYRDVNGNFLNGRETFEGNITTNWNCSHSGNINEVYIVDAQTGDSLQYEKLYFDANRKDTLTEIYMDTAGTGNLVKVQDLHIYYNNFGIDSAAVNAPGGGIGNEVIYMFRRNAVGKLDSLIIGITFAGVPYPIQTLIYYENVNGSLDSINLMNNLSGEIEEQVRTKVDANGLVYEFSFYEKDMNDDWNIYDTYILSTETFFSLVEGAKAFDFEIYPNPAQKQIRLDLEQNANYRIYHLSGTLFQEGEYIRGNAIDIENLPAGIYVMNVDLANGESSSLRFVKQ from the coding sequence ATGAAAAAAACGTTCCTAGCTCTGTTCTTGATTCCCGCTGCACTTTGGGCTCAAGATTATGATTATTCCCCTGCGATCAATCGCAATTTAGAGATGCTATTTGATGGCTATTTAATCCCCTACAATAAGATCATTAATATCGATCCGAGCTCCAGTCCTATCGACACTTTCGGATTAATAGAAGTATATCGCGATGTCAATGGTAACTTCCTTAACGGTCGTGAAACCTTCGAAGGAAACATTACTACCAACTGGAATTGCTCACACAGTGGTAATATAAACGAGGTTTACATTGTAGACGCTCAAACCGGTGACTCGCTGCAGTACGAAAAACTGTATTTCGATGCGAATCGCAAGGACACTCTTACTGAAATTTACATGGATACCGCGGGTACCGGTAATTTGGTAAAGGTTCAGGATTTACACATATACTACAATAATTTCGGGATCGATAGTGCTGCGGTTAATGCTCCCGGTGGCGGAATTGGTAATGAGGTTATTTATATGTTCCGTCGTAATGCCGTTGGAAAATTAGACTCCCTGATCATCGGAATCACCTTTGCAGGAGTACCCTATCCTATCCAAACCCTCATCTACTATGAAAATGTAAATGGTTCTTTGGACAGCATTAACCTGATGAACAATTTAAGTGGTGAGATTGAAGAACAAGTTCGCACTAAGGTTGATGCCAATGGATTGGTTTATGAGTTCAGTTTCTATGAAAAGGACATGAATGATGATTGGAATATTTATGACACCTATATTTTAAGTACCGAAACTTTCTTCAGTTTAGTGGAAGGTGCCAAAGCATTCGACTTTGAGATCTACCCTAATCCTGCTCAAAAGCAAATCCGTTTGGACCTAGAGCAAAATGCCAATTATCGTATTTATCATTTAAGTGGCACTCTTTTCCAAGAAGGTGAGTACATCCGTGGAAATGCCATAGATATTGAGAATTTGCCTGCCGGTATCTATGTGATGAATGTAGACCTAGCCAATGGCGAGAGCAGCAGTCTGCGCTTTGTAAAGCAATAG
- a CDS encoding aconitate hydratase produces the protein MIFDIEMIKEVYAKFPERVNAARELTGKPLTLAEKILYAHLWDGNPDSPYTRGKSYVNFAPDRVAMQDATAQMALLQFMQSGRKTAAVPSTVHCDHLIQAQVGAKKDLANAKEKSSEVFDFLQSVSNKYGIGFWEPGAGIIHQVVLENYAFPGGMMIGTDSHTVNAGGLGMVAIGVGGADAVDVMAGMPWELKFPKLIGVKLTGKLSGWTASKDVILKVAGILTVKGGTGAIVEYFGPGAESLSCTGKGTICNMGAEIGATTSTFGYDAKMGEYLRGTGRAEVADAADQIAEHLTGDAEVYANPEQYFDQVIEIDLSTLEPHINGPYTPDRATPLSEFAKAVKENGWPAKLEVGLIGSCTNSSYEDLTRSASIAQQAIDKKLKVKSEFTVTPGSEQVRFTAERDGLLDRFDAMGGVVLANACGPCIGQWARHTDDPDRKNSIITSFNRNFAKRNDGNPNTHSFVASPELVTALAIAGDMTFNPMTDTLVNEAGEEVRLEEPLGIEMPPAGYAVENNGYHEPASDGSNVEVVVAQGSERLQLLDPFQPWDGKNIEGMKLIIKAKGKCTTDHISMAGPWLRFRGHLDNISNNTLTGAINYFNGEAGLVKNQLTGEYGSVPDVQRAYKAEGIPSIVVGDHNYGEGSSREHAAMQPRHLGMRIVLVKSFARIHETNLKKQGMLGLTFANEADYDKFQEDDTIDTLDLNEFQEGKPIHLKLKHADGSEDTITCEHTYNESQIAWFRAGSALNKIKAENKA, from the coding sequence ATGATTTTTGACATTGAAATGATCAAAGAGGTTTACGCCAAATTTCCGGAGCGCGTAAACGCGGCCCGTGAACTCACCGGCAAACCTCTTACCCTCGCGGAAAAAATTCTTTACGCACACCTTTGGGACGGTAATCCCGATAGCCCTTATACCCGTGGTAAAAGCTATGTAAACTTCGCTCCCGACCGGGTAGCTATGCAAGATGCGACCGCTCAAATGGCGCTATTGCAGTTTATGCAGAGTGGTAGAAAAACCGCCGCTGTTCCTTCTACCGTACACTGTGATCACTTGATCCAGGCTCAGGTAGGTGCCAAGAAAGATTTGGCCAACGCGAAAGAAAAAAGTTCCGAGGTATTCGACTTTTTACAATCTGTATCCAATAAATACGGTATCGGTTTCTGGGAACCCGGAGCAGGTATTATCCACCAGGTGGTACTAGAAAACTACGCCTTCCCAGGTGGAATGATGATTGGTACCGACTCACACACCGTAAATGCCGGTGGTTTGGGTATGGTAGCAATTGGTGTAGGTGGTGCCGATGCGGTAGACGTAATGGCCGGAATGCCTTGGGAATTGAAATTCCCCAAATTAATCGGAGTTAAATTAACCGGTAAATTAAGTGGCTGGACTGCCTCTAAGGACGTTATCTTAAAAGTAGCGGGTATCCTTACCGTAAAAGGTGGAACCGGAGCTATTGTAGAATATTTCGGTCCTGGTGCAGAGTCTTTAAGCTGTACTGGTAAAGGTACTATCTGTAATATGGGTGCCGAGATTGGCGCTACCACCTCTACCTTCGGATACGATGCCAAAATGGGTGAGTACCTACGTGGTACCGGTCGTGCTGAAGTAGCTGATGCTGCCGATCAAATTGCCGAGCACCTTACCGGTGATGCCGAAGTATATGCTAATCCAGAGCAATACTTTGATCAGGTAATTGAAATCGATCTGAGTACTTTAGAGCCTCATATCAATGGACCTTATACTCCAGACCGCGCTACTCCATTATCTGAGTTCGCCAAAGCCGTTAAAGAAAACGGATGGCCTGCAAAATTGGAAGTAGGTTTAATTGGTTCTTGTACCAACTCCTCTTATGAAGATTTAACCCGCTCCGCTTCTATTGCGCAGCAGGCTATTGATAAAAAACTGAAGGTAAAATCTGAGTTTACCGTAACTCCAGGTTCTGAGCAAGTACGCTTTACCGCTGAGCGTGATGGTCTTTTAGATCGTTTCGACGCTATGGGTGGTGTAGTGCTGGCTAATGCTTGTGGACCATGTATCGGTCAGTGGGCTCGTCATACCGATGATCCAGATCGTAAAAACTCAATTATTACTTCCTTCAACCGGAACTTCGCCAAGCGTAATGACGGAAACCCTAATACCCACAGCTTTGTTGCCAGTCCTGAATTGGTAACTGCTTTGGCTATTGCCGGAGACATGACCTTTAACCCCATGACCGATACCTTAGTTAATGAGGCCGGTGAAGAGGTACGTCTGGAAGAGCCTTTAGGTATTGAAATGCCACCCGCAGGTTATGCCGTAGAGAACAATGGTTACCATGAGCCTGCCTCTGATGGCAGCAATGTAGAAGTGGTAGTGGCCCAGGGTTCTGAGCGTTTACAATTATTAGATCCTTTCCAGCCTTGGGATGGCAAAAACATCGAGGGCATGAAATTGATCATCAAGGCTAAAGGAAAGTGTACCACCGACCATATCTCTATGGCGGGTCCTTGGTTGCGTTTCCGTGGTCATTTGGACAATATCTCCAACAATACCTTAACCGGTGCCATTAACTATTTTAATGGTGAGGCTGGTTTAGTTAAAAATCAGTTGACTGGAGAGTATGGTTCGGTGCCTGATGTACAACGTGCCTACAAAGCAGAAGGAATTCCAAGCATTGTTGTGGGTGACCATAACTACGGAGAAGGGTCTTCTCGTGAGCATGCTGCTATGCAACCTCGTCACTTAGGAATGCGTATCGTGTTGGTGAAGTCCTTCGCCCGTATTCACGAAACCAACCTTAAGAAACAAGGTATGTTAGGTTTAACCTTCGCTAATGAAGCGGATTACGACAAATTCCAGGAAGATGATACCATCGATACTTTGGATTTAAACGAATTCCAGGAAGGCAAGCCTATCCATTTGAAATTGAAACATGCTGATGGATCTGAAGATACCATCACTTGTGAGCATACTTATAATGAAAGTCAAATCGCCTGGTTCCGTGCCGGTAGCGCTTTGAATAAGATTAAGGCTGAGAATAAAGCCTAG
- the purB gene encoding adenylosuccinate lyase, translated as MEEQLRAISPVDGRYHKVSKKLGNYFSEFALIQYRVRVEIEYFIALCELPLPQLQNFDRARFIELRDIYLDFDLKDAMRIKEIEKTTNHDVKAVEYFIKEHFEKLDLEKYQEFIHFGLTSQDINNTSVPLSLKEYIEQDYLALLGDLVVSLSDLADQWADIPMLARTHGQPASPTRLGKEIEVFVERLDQQMRLLRHIPFAAKFGGATGNFNAHHLCYPEYDWKAFGDQFVGEILGLQHSWPTTQIEHYDHLAALFDCLKRINTIVLDLDRDMWTYISMDYFKQRIKEGEVGSSAMPHKVNPIDFENSEGNLGIANALFEHLSAKLPVSRLQRDLTDSTVLRNIGVPLAHTVIAFNATMKGLGKLLLNPAALDADLEANWAVVAEGIQNILRREGYPKPYEALKALTRTNEGINAKTIASFIEGLEVSETIKTEMRAISPQNYTGL; from the coding sequence ATGGAAGAGCAATTACGCGCGATTTCGCCGGTAGACGGCCGCTATCACAAAGTAAGTAAAAAGCTGGGGAACTATTTCTCTGAATTCGCCTTGATCCAATATCGGGTACGAGTAGAGATTGAATATTTCATCGCACTTTGCGAATTGCCCTTACCACAGCTGCAAAATTTCGACCGCGCTCGCTTTATTGAATTGCGAGACATTTATTTGGATTTCGATCTTAAGGATGCCATGCGTATTAAGGAGATTGAAAAAACCACCAACCACGATGTTAAGGCGGTAGAGTACTTCATTAAGGAGCATTTCGAAAAGCTGGATCTCGAAAAATATCAGGAGTTTATCCACTTCGGTTTAACCTCTCAGGATATTAATAATACTTCGGTTCCCCTTTCTCTGAAAGAATATATTGAGCAAGATTACCTGGCCCTTTTAGGGGATTTGGTAGTTAGCCTTTCTGATTTAGCCGATCAATGGGCAGACATCCCAATGTTGGCTCGTACTCACGGTCAGCCTGCTTCCCCTACCCGATTAGGTAAGGAAATAGAGGTATTCGTAGAGCGCCTGGACCAGCAAATGCGATTATTACGTCACATTCCCTTCGCCGCCAAATTTGGTGGAGCTACGGGCAATTTCAATGCGCATCATTTATGCTATCCTGAGTACGATTGGAAAGCCTTTGGTGATCAGTTTGTAGGCGAAATTTTAGGCTTACAACACTCCTGGCCCACCACTCAAATTGAACATTACGATCATCTGGCAGCTTTATTTGACTGCCTGAAACGCATTAATACCATCGTTTTGGATTTAGACCGCGATATGTGGACTTATATCTCGATGGATTATTTCAAACAACGCATCAAAGAAGGTGAGGTTGGTTCATCGGCCATGCCTCATAAGGTAAACCCCATTGATTTTGAAAACAGTGAAGGGAACCTGGGGATTGCCAATGCCTTGTTTGAGCACCTTTCGGCTAAATTGCCGGTTTCACGTTTACAGCGCGACCTCACCGATAGTACGGTTTTACGCAATATCGGAGTGCCTTTAGCGCATACGGTAATCGCCTTTAATGCCACTATGAAAGGTTTAGGTAAATTACTTTTAAACCCAGCCGCATTAGACGCCGATTTGGAAGCTAATTGGGCTGTAGTTGCAGAAGGTATCCAGAATATCCTTCGTCGCGAAGGCTACCCAAAACCTTATGAAGCTTTAAAAGCATTAACCCGAACCAATGAGGGAATTAATGCGAAAACCATTGCTAGCTTCATTGAAGGACTGGAGGTAAGTGAAACCATTAAAACCGAAATGCGGGCCATTAGCCCCCAGAATTATACCGGTCTTTGA
- a CDS encoding EI24 domain-containing protein: protein MWKFFQSLGISLKAYGQALPQMFRKGYRRYLALPILVYLALLSGLIWLMMNNINRWLNLILGWFGYNLGELETYSFILVIILQILMLFFMSSLFKYAVLILLAPFMSFLSEKVEEEQTGRTNPFSLAQMLKDVLRAIRINLINFLREMALTILLWILAFIPLIGLLSPLLIFVLQSYFLGYGLMDYNAERWRWNYGKTERWMRSNKVAVTSVGMIFHALFLVPFLGWIFAPAWSVIAGTRVALDLESSNQSLKA, encoded by the coding sequence ATGTGGAAATTCTTCCAAAGTCTAGGAATAAGTCTTAAGGCCTACGGACAGGCTCTGCCTCAGATGTTTCGCAAGGGTTACCGTCGGTATTTAGCCCTGCCCATTCTGGTCTATTTGGCTCTTTTATCAGGCCTTATTTGGCTGATGATGAACAATATTAACCGCTGGCTAAATCTGATTTTAGGCTGGTTTGGTTACAATTTGGGTGAATTAGAAACCTACAGTTTTATCCTGGTTATCATCCTGCAAATCCTCATGCTCTTCTTTATGAGCAGCCTCTTTAAATATGCGGTGCTCATCTTGCTAGCTCCTTTTATGAGCTTTTTGTCGGAGAAGGTAGAGGAGGAACAAACCGGTCGGACTAATCCTTTTTCTTTAGCTCAAATGCTAAAGGATGTGCTCCGCGCAATTCGCATCAACCTGATCAATTTCCTGCGGGAGATGGCCCTCACCATTCTATTATGGATACTAGCCTTTATTCCACTAATAGGTTTACTAAGTCCCCTGCTGATTTTTGTTTTACAATCCTATTTCTTAGGCTATGGCCTGATGGATTACAATGCAGAGCGCTGGCGCTGGAATTATGGGAAAACCGAGAGATGGATGCGTTCCAATAAAGTGGCCGTAACTTCAGTAGGTATGATATTTCACGCCCTTTTCCTGGTTCCTTTTCTGGGATGGATATTCGCTCCGGCCTGGTCTGTGATTGCCGGTACAAGAGTGGCTTTGGATTTAGAATCCAGTAATCAGAGCCTCAAAGCTTAA
- a CDS encoding type I restriction enzyme HsdR N-terminal domain-containing protein, translating into MEKLVPLTLPPAPLKLGKRNDQIWVWDDLRKKNLVLTPEEWVRQHLVHYLRSELGYPSTAFALEGGFKLYGKSQRTDLLIYHKGQALMIGECKAPQVKITQETFDQACRYNLHYQVPYLLISNGLETYWAKVNKEENQLSFIPEALSFEALITGF; encoded by the coding sequence ATGGAAAAATTAGTCCCTTTAACACTCCCACCAGCTCCCTTAAAATTGGGAAAAAGGAATGATCAAATATGGGTTTGGGATGATCTCCGAAAAAAGAACTTAGTTCTCACTCCTGAAGAATGGGTACGCCAACATTTAGTGCATTATCTGCGCAGCGAATTAGGCTATCCCTCTACAGCCTTTGCCTTGGAAGGCGGATTCAAATTGTATGGTAAAAGTCAGCGTACCGATTTACTGATCTACCATAAAGGCCAAGCTTTAATGATTGGCGAATGCAAAGCTCCGCAGGTAAAAATCACCCAGGAAACCTTTGACCAAGCTTGTCGCTACAATCTGCATTATCAGGTCCCTTACCTTTTAATCAGCAATGGTTTGGAAACTTATTGGGCTAAGGTGAATAAGGAGGAAAACCAATTAAGCTTTATTCCGGAAGCTTTAAGCTTTGAGGCTCTGATTACTGGATTCTAA
- the holA gene encoding DNA polymerase III subunit delta: MDYSALVAEIKKKQFRPIYFLMGEEPFFIDQISKLIEETALSEEERSFNQTVLYGSDVNTSQVISEAKRFPMMAERVVIIVKEAQHIRDLDKLESYAMQPQPSTVLVFAYKHKKLDKRKKIAKILDKEHVLFESKRIYDNQVPAWVEKLLKSKGFDASPKAVQMIAESLGTDIGRIYSEINKLALIVPKGSTIDENTVETNIGISKDFNNFELCNAINSGNFAKAIRIQKYFEANPKDNPLVVTTGILFRNFRILMLMAQAKASGLPENNLAKEAGVSPWQAKDYLPALRFFDVRRIARIMGYLRETDMKSKGVNNQGASDGDLLKELLFKIIYQ; encoded by the coding sequence ATGGACTATAGTGCTCTGGTAGCAGAAATTAAAAAAAAGCAGTTCCGCCCGATCTATTTTTTGATGGGGGAGGAACCCTTTTTCATTGATCAAATTAGCAAGCTTATTGAAGAAACGGCTCTGTCGGAAGAGGAGCGCAGTTTCAATCAAACTGTATTGTATGGATCGGATGTAAATACCTCGCAGGTGATCTCCGAAGCAAAACGTTTCCCAATGATGGCGGAACGGGTTGTAATCATTGTGAAAGAAGCACAGCATATCCGTGATTTGGATAAGCTCGAAAGCTATGCCATGCAGCCTCAACCCAGTACGGTTTTGGTTTTTGCCTACAAGCATAAGAAGCTTGATAAGCGTAAAAAGATTGCCAAGATATTGGATAAGGAGCATGTTCTTTTTGAATCCAAACGCATTTACGATAATCAGGTACCCGCTTGGGTGGAGAAACTCTTGAAATCCAAGGGTTTTGATGCCAGCCCAAAAGCGGTGCAAATGATTGCGGAAAGCTTGGGTACCGATATTGGCCGGATTTATAGCGAGATCAACAAATTGGCATTGATTGTTCCCAAGGGATCTACCATCGATGAAAATACGGTTGAAACCAATATTGGGATAAGTAAGGACTTCAACAATTTTGAGCTTTGCAATGCCATTAACAGCGGGAACTTCGCCAAGGCCATTCGCATTCAGAAGTACTTCGAAGCCAACCCCAAGGATAATCCGCTCGTTGTCACCACAGGTATTCTTTTTCGGAATTTCCGCATTTTAATGTTAATGGCACAAGCAAAGGCTTCTGGCCTGCCCGAGAATAACTTAGCTAAAGAAGCTGGTGTATCTCCTTGGCAAGCAAAAGACTATCTCCCCGCTTTACGCTTTTTTGATGTGCGTCGAATTGCCCGAATTATGGGATATTTGCGCGAAACTGATATGAAATCTAAAGGAGTGAATAATCAGGGAGCCAGCGATGGTGACCTGCTCAAAGAACTTCTGTTTAAGATTATTTACCAATAG
- a CDS encoding TonB-dependent receptor encodes MKNFSALLSFALLIGAFNLNAQSTGTIRGFVYDKETEEAIPFANVVIEGTSKGSTASDNGFYQINEVKVGKVKVVASFIGYETVSQVVTIKAGTLENLNFYLAESSEILDEVEVSAERKERDTKVLTSVVTLDPKEITRFSVGGDADIIKAVQVLPGVVTTGDQGGQLYIRGGAPIQNLILLDGMIIYNPFHSIGFFSVFDNDIIRSADVYTGGFSAEYGSRNSAVMDIRTRAGNRKKLSGKVSASTYTSKILLETPLGPKNKRGFANSSFLLSAKTSYLDQSSQLFYPYVETEFDGLPFTFTDIYAKFTSQAENGSQINAFGFSFDDGVRYGLQNSIDWQSQGAGFNFLVIPATSKVLLSGDVSYSYYDINSIEGDLLRSSAITGFNGGLDFTYFFRKADELKVGIEAITYSTVFDVDAPLGISVAQQENTTELGTYARYRYSSNRLIAEPSLRLHYYGSQAELSFEPRLGIKYNITDWLRLKASGGFYSQNLVAGNSDRDVVNLFYGFLSAIPQSDIPSTFRGEELTSTLQKAQHLVLGFETEITSKLTLNVEGYIKNFNQITNLNRNQIYDEGSYSAQGKPEILIKDFIVEKGIARGVDFLLKYTDKDLYLWMAYSLGEVTRDDGIRVYNPSFDRRHNLNFVGNYTFGKNRNWLFSLRYNFGTGFPFTPTQLFYSEQPFVDNRGQASVDYDYTTSNGQDGVLYGELNTRRLPNYHRVDVSLAKTFNFGDSQELEISAGATNILNYENIFYYDRTANKRVNQLPFMPTVAVSFAF; translated from the coding sequence ATGAAGAATTTCTCTGCCCTCTTAAGCTTTGCCCTACTCATTGGCGCATTTAACTTAAATGCCCAAAGTACTGGAACAATCAGAGGCTTTGTTTACGATAAAGAAACTGAAGAGGCCATCCCATTTGCCAATGTGGTAATTGAGGGAACAAGCAAAGGGTCTACAGCATCCGACAATGGTTTTTATCAAATTAATGAAGTAAAGGTTGGTAAAGTAAAAGTGGTTGCCAGTTTCATTGGTTATGAAACCGTATCACAGGTAGTTACCATCAAGGCCGGAACCCTTGAAAACCTTAATTTTTACTTAGCCGAATCCAGTGAAATTCTGGATGAAGTGGAAGTATCTGCCGAACGTAAAGAACGGGATACCAAAGTACTTACCTCGGTAGTAACCTTGGACCCAAAAGAAATTACCCGATTCTCTGTGGGGGGTGATGCCGATATTATTAAAGCGGTTCAAGTATTACCCGGGGTTGTAACTACTGGTGATCAAGGGGGACAATTATACATCCGTGGGGGGGCGCCCATTCAAAACCTTATTCTATTGGATGGGATGATTATCTACAATCCTTTTCACAGCATTGGGTTCTTCTCAGTATTTGATAATGATATTATCCGCTCAGCCGATGTTTATACCGGAGGATTTAGCGCTGAATACGGTTCCAGAAACTCCGCGGTAATGGATATCCGTACCCGTGCCGGAAACCGTAAGAAGCTTTCCGGAAAGGTTAGTGCCAGTACTTATACTTCTAAGATCTTACTGGAGACTCCCCTGGGGCCAAAGAATAAAAGAGGTTTTGCTAATTCCTCATTTCTTTTATCGGCTAAAACCTCCTACCTCGACCAAAGCTCGCAGCTTTTCTATCCTTATGTAGAAACCGAATTTGATGGATTACCCTTCACCTTCACCGACATCTACGCCAAGTTTACCAGTCAGGCCGAAAATGGTTCTCAGATCAATGCCTTCGGATTTAGCTTTGACGATGGTGTACGCTATGGATTGCAAAACAGTATCGATTGGCAATCTCAAGGAGCCGGATTTAACTTCCTTGTAATTCCAGCTACTTCCAAGGTTTTATTGAGTGGAGACGTGAGTTACTCCTATTACGATATCAATTCGATTGAGGGCGATTTATTACGTTCTTCTGCCATTACCGGATTTAACGGAGGTTTGGACTTCACCTATTTCTTCCGCAAGGCTGATGAATTAAAAGTGGGTATTGAAGCCATTACTTACTCTACGGTTTTTGATGTGGATGCGCCTTTAGGTATTTCGGTAGCTCAACAAGAAAACACTACCGAATTAGGTACCTATGCTCGCTACCGCTATAGTTCTAACCGATTAATTGCGGAGCCTAGCTTACGTTTACACTATTACGGTAGTCAAGCAGAATTGAGCTTTGAACCCCGTTTGGGAATTAAATACAATATCACTGATTGGTTACGTCTTAAAGCCAGCGGTGGATTTTACTCTCAAAACCTGGTGGCCGGTAATTCCGATCGTGACGTTGTAAACCTTTTCTACGGATTCTTAAGTGCTATTCCACAAAGTGACATTCCTTCCACCTTCCGTGGAGAGGAGTTAACCAGCACCTTGCAGAAAGCCCAGCATTTGGTTTTAGGTTTTGAAACTGAGATTACGTCCAAATTAACCTTAAATGTGGAAGGCTATATCAAGAACTTCAATCAGATCACCAACCTGAATCGTAACCAGATTTATGATGAAGGAAGCTATTCTGCTCAGGGGAAACCTGAAATTCTGATTAAAGACTTTATCGTAGAAAAGGGAATTGCCAGAGGGGTGGACTTCCTATTGAAGTATACCGATAAAGATTTGTACTTATGGATGGCTTACTCCTTAGGAGAGGTAACTCGTGATGATGGTATTCGCGTTTACAATCCAAGTTTCGATCGTCGTCATAACTTGAATTTTGTAGGCAACTACACCTTCGGTAAAAATCGCAATTGGCTGTTTAGCTTGCGTTATAACTTTGGAACAGGATTTCCATTTACACCCACCCAATTGTTCTACAGCGAGCAGCCTTTCGTAGATAACCGCGGACAAGCATCAGTGGATTATGATTATACCACTTCCAATGGTCAGGATGGTGTATTATACGGTGAGTTAAATACTCGTAGATTACCTAATTACCATCGTGTGGATGTAAGCTTAGCTAAGACTTTCAATTTTGGAGATAGCCAGGAATTGGAAATTAGCGCAGGAGCCACTAATATTCTCAATTACGAGAATATCTTCTACTACGATCGTACCGCCAATAAGCGCGTAAACCAATTACCTTTTATGCCTACCGTAGCGGTAAGCTTTGCCTTCTAA